The stretch of DNA aattattaatttctttatttattaatttattttaattttcaatcatactatattttttccttaagtagttatactatatatttgttttatttttgtaaaatttttaattaaatattatacatatatgtttatttagtatcttttaatttaattgtaattaattttccatctttttaggtaaaatttatgttattatttatgattgagaattaattatgataattttatGTCTATGACAAATTTTCACTAATTTAATTGTCTTaatagctattgttttatttcaaaaaaaaaaaaaaaaagaaaaaaaatagctattgtttctttctaaaaatagaaaaatttatttattgtagaattttaaattttatgttgaTGTACTactatttaagttaatttaatattttagtctaTCATCTTTTACTAGTATtgctttaatatttttgtacttTAATAGCCTTAATAAATCCGAtactatttttataatatatatatatatagtaggtTGTATAAGGCTAATTTTACTTAATAAGTTTTTGACTTTTTATCTTTAatgatatatttaatttaagaattTGATTGTATTTTAATGGCTGTGCCAGTTTTATCTCGGGATTGATTTCAgttttattttcaatattttatttgatattgattatgatacttttttaggaaaagatttatgaaactcattaaattacttaaaagaaatttatttttacattatcatttaattttttttcttaccatttataattttgtgtaatattttagatcttcttactattgtttttcacttaaaatgtattattttgttttacataaagttattaatttataatgtcTTTTTGCATTCATTAtccattattttttaaaaccataattaaattttattaaattaattatttttaccgtaaataaatgtattttattttagctgagttttgatttaaaaattcttaaaatattatattatatataaatatatattttgtgggatattttaattctaattaAGATGTTAATTACTCTTGTTTTGACTATTATAGtattaatatttgtttaaaaGTATATATGAGATCACACTGGTTTTTGTACTATTTTTTGATAGTTTTGATACTTTTTACGACTTTTGTGCCTTTTATGGCTTTTGTGCCATTTTTATGACTTGTCCCTATTTGTTTAGGGTAGTTTTGTGGTTTGGTCAATTGGCAAGAGAAGTGATGTTGCTCATGATTTTTATTTCAACGATTTTTTCTCTTTCGACAGGTAAgtatttcaagtttaagtccttaTATTAAATATGAATTAGTTTACTATTGTTATTTCACATTATCTTTTTCATTATATTGTGTGGTAATGGAGTTTTATTCTTTGTTATTTTGTAGGTTATTTTGTGGAGGGCGCCTACAATTACAGAGAATTACTGATAATCctaattttaaacttaatttgTTTGATATAGTTTTTCAGCATttttatattaggatgttaGTTTATTGTTACTAGTTAAAGGATAATACCTTTGGCTAGTTATTCTTAaaaattttcttgattttttagttttgtAGTATTGCTAAGAGCTAGAGTTATGAAGTGTgtgttaatttttaaatttatatattattttattttgaagattgtCATTCTAATATAAGTGTACTTTTGTTTTGGTGttgtaatttttcaatttcgccTTGCTCTAAAGACAACTAGTTAATAATGGGAAGGTGTTTTTTCAATGTGATGTGCTGTTTGAAgacgttatagctttattgtctaaattttcgaGAGCAATTTTGTCTCATGTGGCTTGGGATGAGAATTCTGCAACGCATAGTTTGACAAAGCATGCCCTAACCGCCTTCGGTTAGAAAATGAGCTATCCTGATTCGAGGGTTGCCGTCGCCAATTGTGGATTGCTGTTTTGATAATCTTGTGTGATTTTGATCAccgcgtcaaaaaaaaaaatataaaaaaaaattagacacaaccacatttcaCTAGCTCGAGATgaagtaaataaatataattgtatataacagcagaaaaaaaaaaaggaaatatatctctttttctttcaatttggAACTATatcaaataaaacaaataaaatgcaCCATTATGGTAGGAAAGCTATTAGACTTTATCTATGTTGCTGAGATTTTACAAGGATTGGATATAAAAGCTGGTAATAACCAGTTACTGCCAAGTTTTTCTATCAAGGATTTGCAAGGAGGGGGAACAAAAATTACCAGGGggaaaagggaaagaaaaaaggTAAAATACTCAAGTGGAGAGCATTGATGCTACAAAAGAATCAGGTTAGCCTACAATATCGCACTCACAGAGGAGGATAGAAATACGAGGACAAGGAAAATCCGAGGAAGAGCAAGCCTCCAACAGTAGCAACTGTGCCTTGGGAGATTTTCGAGGCCAGCATGCTCCCGCCAACCACCGCAACTGATGTACAGATGGTGTGTCCTAATGTTGCTCCTATAGCTACTCCGATGGCATTTTTGTGTGTAGCCAACTACAATATCAAAATGACCAACATTAAAACCGAAATCAGAAGAGTATGTTTTATATGAAACTGCTTTTAATCTATTCTCTTACTGCAATTGTTGCTATCTGGCTACGATCACCCCACTCCGCAAGAAACGTTAGGATAAATGACTGCAATAGCAAAACCAGGGAAATTTCAGCTAGGATGGCCAGCATAAGACTCGGTAATGTAAAAACTTGAGGTCTAAATTCACAAGTATTCTCATTTGTAGATCATTCAGACCCCAAAATGAAAGTAATCTACAAAATGTAAAATGAGTACCATACAACTATTATACCTCCAAAAATATTGGTGTACAGAATCTGGAAAGGAACCGTCGATAGGATGATTTCCCTTGACCAGATTCAAGTTTCTCCTCCACCTAACATTCAGGAAAGATTAACTTAGCAAAGTGAAATAAGCTTAATAGTTACACCCACAAAcacacaataaaataaaaacatatttgTCCAATATACTAACACCACaggttattttcaaaaaaaaaaaatcaaaagaagaTCAAATGAGTTAGTAACAGCTGCAACATAGATTAGAGTAAGACCCACCTCTTCCATTTCTTTTTTCTGGGAAGATTTTGAATCTGATCTCCAAGCAATATAAAGTAACCgtaaaccaaaaaatgcataTAGAACTGCAAATGAAAGAAGATAAGGTAAAAGTCCAGAttaataagatgatagaatgaAAATGGATAGTCGACCTAAGCATGAACCAGGACAACCTAAAGAACGAATGAAATTTGTGCAATCAAAGAAGCAACAATAAAATGCTTGGGACCTTTCCAAGAAAAATGTAAGTAGATACCTGTAGCTGCACTATTTGTGTGCTTTCTTGATATCAAGTTTGGAACAATCCTACCCAGTCCCGTTGAAAGTACCTGAAATGTACAACGAAAAAGATATTAATAACAttgaaaagagatgaaaaagaACCACAAAGCGCCTTTCGAGTTTCCAATCTCACTTTTCATTTGACAGTTTGCAAATGGAGTGGCAGTACATCATCAAggcataaaaagaaaataattataagaGCAGGGAGATATACATACATTTATATGTAAAATCTTTACTATAGCCGTACAAATGTTACAAGCAAGGTAAGGATAATAAGATAACTTACAGTCATAACAATCAAGGCAGAGAGTGCCCCGGATAAAACAATTGACTTTGGGTGGCGCATTGCCATAAGTGCTGCTATAATGAATGTCTCATCTCCAATCTAGTAGTCCCCAATTGAAAATTAATCAGATTAAAGAATATACGCATAGTAGTATGAAAACTCACTAGAAAAGCAGAACCTATCAGAAAAAGTAAAATAGTAAGCACTTAGTGAAATTTGTTAGGTATTTGGT from Cannabis sativa cultivar Pink pepper isolate KNU-18-1 chromosome 2, ASM2916894v1, whole genome shotgun sequence encodes:
- the LOC115719449 gene encoding GDT1-like protein 4, translating into MNSLSLFFLLLLLIFTTASAQESGVETERENYTGSKDLGRRSKIDLGSLAKDSAGDKNDVDSLDLGVNLDSGLGILDAFFASFSMILVSEIGDETFIIAALMAMRHPKSIVLSGALSALIVMTVLSTGLGRIVPNLISRKHTNSAATVLYAFFGLRLLYIAWRSDSKSSQKKEMEEVEEKLESGQGKSSYRRFLSRFCTPIFLESFILTFLAEWGDRSQIATIALATHKNAIGVAIGATLGHTICTSVAVVGGSMLASKISQGTVATVGGLLFLGFSLSSYFYPPL